Proteins encoded by one window of Nisaea sediminum:
- a CDS encoding NAD(P)-dependent oxidoreductase, translated as MPRSVAIYEKTIERLAPRLESLDLDITLIPFTAAGEYRIGGKTVPPEEADIDYLWLSPDLSFDKLVEPALKMALRTRSIGVMQTFNAGLDNPLYKQIGQRGVRLCNSDAQAIAISEYVMANVLAAFHPLERRRELQEAKTWEKTPFREISGTNWLIFGYGPIGRNIARRARAFDAKISVIRRSPGAIEGIDRVGTLSDIDAFLPDADVIVLACALNDETRGMAGTRFFEAAREGSLLVNIGRGGLVVDAALIAALDSGRLSRAVLDVFHQEPLPASDPLWAHPKITLTAHTSFNGSGVRARWDELFFDNLPRFLRGDALKNEVSPDTL; from the coding sequence ATGCCCCGTTCCGTCGCAATCTACGAAAAGACCATCGAGAGACTGGCGCCCCGCCTTGAGTCTCTCGATCTCGACATCACGCTCATCCCCTTCACCGCGGCCGGCGAGTACAGGATCGGCGGCAAAACGGTTCCGCCCGAAGAGGCCGATATCGATTACCTCTGGCTCAGCCCGGACCTGAGTTTCGACAAGCTGGTCGAGCCCGCGCTCAAGATGGCGCTCCGCACCCGCTCCATCGGCGTAATGCAGACCTTCAATGCCGGTCTCGACAATCCGCTCTACAAGCAGATCGGCCAGAGGGGCGTCCGGCTCTGCAATTCGGACGCGCAGGCGATTGCGATCTCGGAATATGTCATGGCGAACGTGCTCGCCGCGTTCCACCCGCTGGAGCGGCGCCGGGAGCTGCAGGAAGCCAAGACCTGGGAGAAAACCCCGTTCCGGGAGATCTCGGGCACGAACTGGCTGATCTTCGGCTACGGCCCCATCGGCCGCAATATCGCGCGGCGGGCGCGGGCCTTCGACGCCAAAATCTCCGTCATCCGCCGCTCTCCGGGCGCCATCGAGGGCATCGACCGCGTGGGAACGCTCTCCGACATCGACGCCTTCCTGCCCGACGCCGATGTCATCGTGCTCGCCTGCGCGCTGAACGACGAGACCCGCGGCATGGCGGGGACACGGTTCTTCGAGGCCGCCAGGGAGGGAAGCCTGCTGGTCAATATCGGGCGCGGCGGCCTGGTCGTGGATGCGGCGCTGATCGCGGCGCTCGACAGCGGCCGGCTCTCCCGCGCCGTGCTCGATGTCTTCCACCAGGAGCCGCTGCCGGCCTCCGATCCGCTCTGGGCGCACCCGAAGATCACCCTGACCGCCCACACCTCCTTCAACGGAAGCGGCGTCCGGGCGCGCTGGGACGAGCTGTTCTTCGACAACCTGCCCCGGTTCCTCCGCGGGGACGCCCTGAAGAACGAGGTTTCGCCGGACACGCTCTGA